A stretch of the Uranotaenia lowii strain MFRU-FL chromosome 3, ASM2978415v1, whole genome shotgun sequence genome encodes the following:
- the LOC129756511 gene encoding elongation of very long chain fatty acids protein AAEL008004-like, with translation MALVAQSVYDYYNYLFREYNDPRVEHFPLLGSPLPIFVIIVVYLNLVNNWGQRWMQNRKPYQLTTIMNIYNGTQVVLNLWIGISGWLNSYFSDDYDWICEPVNQKVSPSRQTLIYMTYLYFLTKIMDLLDTVFFVLRKKNNQITFLHTYHHAGMVFATYIFTKFVSGSHATLLGLINSMVHVIMYFYYFLTSFRPELKNSLWWKRHITQVQLIQFLILMVHFGLPLIFGYCNYPVFLLFVGFTQNLFMFTLFADFYVKTYVKGRKKELKDEKS, from the exons ATGGCTTTGGTCGCACAATCGGTATACGACTATTACAACTATTTATTCCGGGAATACAACG ACCCCAGGGTAGAGCATTTTCCACTTCTGGGTTCACCTTTGCCAATCTTCGTGATCATCGTAGTATATCTGAACTTGGTCAACAACTGGGGCCAAAGATGGATGCAAAACCGAAAACCATACCAGCTGACCACGATTATGAACATCTACAACGGGACCCAGGTGGTGCTGAATTTGTGGATCGGCATTTCGGGATGGCTCAATTCGTACTTTTCCGATGATTACGATTGGATCTGCGAGCCCGTCAATCAGAAAGTGTCCCCGTCCAGGCAAACGTTAATTTATATGACCTACCTTTACTTTCTGACCAAGATTATGGATTTGCTGGATACC GTATTTTTCGTTCTGAGAAAAAAGAACAATCAGATCACGTTCCTGCACACGTATCATCACGCGGGCATGGTTTttgccacctatatttttacgAAGTTTGTCTCAG GCAGTCACGCCACTCTCCTGGGTCTGATCAACAGTATGGTGCACGTCATCATGTACTTTTATTACTTCCTCACATCCTTCAGGCCCGAGCTGAAAAACTCCCTCTGGTGGAAGAGGCACATCACACAGGTGCAACTG atacAATTCCTGATCCTGATGGTTCATTTCGGGTTGCCACTTATCTTCGGCTATTGCAACTATCCTGTCTTCCTTCTGTTCGTCGGTTTCACGCAAAATCTGTTCATGTTCACGCTGTTTGCAGACTTCTACGTGAAAACTTACGTGAAGGGTCGGAAAAAGGAGCTGAAGGATGAAAAGAGTTAA